A region of the Peromyscus leucopus breed LL Stock chromosome X, UCI_PerLeu_2.1, whole genome shotgun sequence genome:
ACTGTGAGCAGCTTGCTCCACCATGCATTTGTCTCCAGCATGATGTACTGCTTCACCATAGTCCCCAAAGCAACAAGGCCAATCAACCATGACTGTTGGAGAAAACTCTCCAAAACTATAAGAAGAAATAAGCCTGTCCTTTTAAGTTGATTGTATCAGATATTTTGATATAGAAATAAAAGGCTACATATCACATCATTAATCTAACCATGGGTACTTCAGTTTATTCTGTATCTTTGCTATTGTTAATAATATTGCATTAAACATGAGAGTGCAGGTGCCTCTTTGAAATACTGATTCCTTCTCTTTGGATATATACCCAGTAGTGGAATGAGTATATCACACAATAGTTCTATTTGTAGATTCTTGATGAGGATCCCTGCTGTTTTCTCTACTTGCTATATAATTACATTCCTACCAACACAGTCTGagagtttctctttcttcccatcctcaccagattttatatttttataatagccATTCTAACTATGATCTAATGATatcttatagactaatagaacaAAAAGAGAAGCCCTAAATAAGTGCATGTATTTTTatctaagtgattttttttttacaaaagcaaCAAGAACATACTTTGAAGAGAGAACAGTATCTAATCAATGATATTAGAAAACTGGGTATCCATgtacagaagaatgaaactataCCCCTACCCCTCACCATGTACAAACactgattaaaaataaaccaaaagttCACATGTAAAATATACAAGAAACTGAACACCATAAAACAAGTAGTCCAATTTAAAAGCTTGTGAGTGATCTGAATCACTatcttcaaaagaaaattattaaatggccaacaagttaaagaaaaaagcatTCAATATCACTAATCCTCATTATTTTTGTAGTTGTGGTTACTGTTTCATGTATAAATCTTATGCTGGTTTGTGGTGCCTCATTTCCACCAGTGTCTTCAAATCATCTTTCACTTTCATATCATCTGCCTTGGGATATTCTGCTACTCCCATGGCCTGTGGCCTTAAATTTCATTAATCTAATTAAagatttgttttccatttttctgtgacTTTTGGAACTGTGACCCTTAATTCTGGAGCAATCTGATTTCTGCTCCAGTTCTGAGAAGGCATTGTTCGCTCAGTTCACTCCTGTTCTGTCCATACTTAGCACTACTTGGCTAGGTCACTGACTAATTTGTGGTTTGGGGTTGTAACAGTTTTTGATAGtatctttttcctctttgaagCTGCCTTTGAAGCAAGGCCAGCCCATCATTTTAACTCAGTTTTCTGAAAAAGGAAACTAACCCAAGATCTTGAAGGAATTTCCTTTCTAAGTTGGTATCTTTTGCAGGCCGACAGATAACATTAGAGGCCATGAGCATGGTATGTCCTGCCTCCATCAGTCCCCAAACCAAGTCAGTCATGCAAGAGGAGCTGGGCCTGGCACGAGGTACTTGTGGCCCCATCTTGAAGGCTGCCCTAGGTTGGGAAGCCTTACCCTATCTAAGGGCTTATCAGTGGGTAAGATGATCTCTGACCTCTTCCAGACCATATCCACTGTGAGGGCCATATCCACTGTGTCAGTGAAATATCACAATATAGATTCAGGATATGTTTGACATCTGGGCAGCAGTCACACTGGGGACCAGTCCCCACAAGGTTGCTGAAGACAGTGCAAATAAGGGGTTGCCTCAGTGTTCCTAACTGTGTCTAGAAGTGTCTAGTGAGCAGGGCTATCAGACACCTTGTTCAAGCCATTTTGCTGAGCAAAGTAAGGTTTCTTCAGCAACTCTGGCTGTTTCTTTAACCATGACCTAGACATTAGACTGAGGCCTTTCTCACCCAATTGGGAGGTTAAAGAGAATGTGGCCTTCATAATCCCTGAAAGGTTAAGAGaaggaggcatctctccagtgGCCCCCAGGGcaggacagagcagagcagagcaatcTGGAGCTCCTTGTCAAGACAGGGGCCAGGCAGGAATTGGCAGGAAATTCCTTGGGAGCCAAGTACATGCAATCCTTGTGCCAAAAAGGTACCCCAAGGGAATGGTATGCCACTTAGAGTTTATTAGTCAAAATCAGAGTTCTATATATGGATGACAATTGATTTGTCATGGGTTTGTAGATGCTAGAGGGGGCAGAAGTCTATGCTAGGCTGCGACCTTTGTGCCTGCAACTGAAACTAAAGTCAGTTGGACTAgaagcagggagagacagaggatgaggatgCAGAAGCCACTTGGCCTCTTGATACCTCAAACTCCTACCATGGAAGAGCCTTCTCACAGAACTGCATTTGGCCTTGCACATAGAGATTTGCCAGGAGGTGATGAGACCAGGTGAGGTGGTTGATCAGCAGTTCCGTGTGGTCTGCAATGATTCTGGACTACACTGAACCAAGCTGGgcataaaacaaatgaacaacttCTGGTTTATTTCTCCTGTGGTCAACCATAACCTAAAACCATAAAGGTGATTAAGAAAATTAGCTCTAGATTAGTGCCATGGGCACAGTATGCTTAATACTTGCTGTCTGTGGTCTGGGAACATCTTGCTCCCTCTGCCTGCACCAGCACTATGTACCTACAAACATGAACCTTATGCTTCAGAGGCACACATTGCCCTCAACTTCCCAAGATCTCTCAATAACTCCTCAGCAGGCCATGTGGGACACCCAGTGCCACATGCACTTCAGTTTATGGCACCAGAGGACAGGGTTGGACTACTGCCCCTATTAAAGAGATTTGAAATTCCTAGGGAATCACTGAGGGGTAATGCAGACTCAGGTTGCTGAAGAGCCAAGACCACCACCTCTGCAGCAGATTTGGTACATAGTTCACACTTGGCTTGGTGTGGCCTCTTTGTAAAACTGCCTATGCTGCAGACAAACTCCCAGTGTTATCTGGAACGTGACAGTGGTACAACTGGCAACAACCTAAACAATGATAATACAACTTATCTTTCCTCAGAAAGAAATTTCCGATGCTTGCAAGGTAGCCACTGGAGAGAGGCAGCTGCTATCCCTCTCTGGGCCAcccttattggtgaaattatcaaggccactccacgtagttaaaaggatatttatttaatggtgtaactgacaaattaagggataggtaggtcgcagggtctggggaaggtgtatcacagtccagcggtgttctctggagctctgctctatCCATCTCCACCGCGcagggtcccagcacagagagtgcgctggcccatccagatctcgggtctccagccgcctcccctggccccgcctcataggcgtgacagttgccagagtctcagtgggggttggaacttccagatcaaagctggaatggctacccactacacacccTAAAGCCTTAGTTCCTCCTTACCCTTTGGCAACCCACTCATGACCCCTAACCCTGAGTTCAGAAGAGCCCCCACAGAGTAAAGGTTATGCCAAGCATTTATAGGTCACCACACAGGCTATCTTTAATTGCCCAGGGCCTTTACACAGCCAGATCTATGTACATACTGCTGAATATAATGTCCTCATTTCATAGTTGGGAGCTACACTGACATAAGGAAAGACACAGGGTTGAAAGGTACTCTGTGCCTTACACCCTGAGCTACATGCAACCCCGTAGCCTATGCTAGCCTAGGCATCTGGCACTGTCAGTGAACAAGATGTGAAGTGAAGGCCAGAAGCTAGAGGCATTCAGCCTACCACAGGCCTCAGTTCACAATGTGTGTAGAATAACAAAAAGTGAAAAGTGACATGATGGTTAGTGTTGTCTTAAACCCCATGCAGTGTCATCCCTAAACCAAGAAAACcaacattaacaaaaataattttgaatgttttaagAGATAGCctagcagttcagagcacttgccgAGAACcatagttcagttcccagcacccacattgggcatctCACAGCTACTTGGACATCCAACTTCAGAgtatccaatatcctcttctggtctctgcaggcacctgcacaaaTGGCATCtgaacacatatatatataaataaaaattaatagggTCTCATATGTAgctgtggcctaggctggcctgaaactccctgCATGGTTAGACTACAACTGTAAGTCTAACAAGTGCAGGGATTAGTCATGGGCTATCATGTCAGGGtggcaaaatattttcaaaagcccaaattAGACCAGTGAAACTGAACTACAAATCATCTCTGAAATAGACGTTCTCACCAATCTCTAGCCTGGCTATTGAAGTGCTTATTGCTTACCCTCTCAGTAACGATATAACCCATAAGTGCCCAGCTGAAATTTGATACTCTTGTAAACCTATTCCATCCCCAACTGCCCAAGGAAATGGTGAAACACAGTTGAAACGTCCaaaaaatttattaaagaaaaacatttaatgaaacCATTGAAAAAGGTAAAACAGTAGTCAGAAACACATCTTAGCCACCAGAAGCTATAGTTCCCAGACTGTACTCCTCCTGAGGCTCTGAAAGCACCTTGGGGCCCCTcactatttttctcctttttcaaagATCCAAGATGTGCATCTTATCAAGACAATGGCCTCGGGTAATACTCATTTACTTTAGAGGATGACTTCAAGGGGTCACACACTGTGGGGTGGCCCTGTCCTAATACTGACACAGGCCAGCTATAGACATCAGAAATCACAACACAGAATACCCCACCAAGTAGAGGATATAGGAGTCATAAATAACAACTTAAATGGAACAAAAACATGGTGTTCAAGCCCCTCCCGGGTCTATGTCTTTTTGCCTGTACAGATCCATCAAGTGATAGTCACAAGATAAGCATCACCCAGTCCCTTGtcttctgttcttcctgctgGTTCCTGATGCTAAACTTGGGGTCTCTGGAAAGGATGTGCTCAGGTGACAATGCACATATCTGAAAAACAATCAGCCAGTGGCAGACCTAGGTTCACACTGAGAAAGCAAACAAGTGGCTCATAATATGGGAAGGAAAGGCTTGACCAGCACAGCAGCTTACTGCATGCCTCTGTATGGAAGTTGTTGACCGGGTGGCCAGAACTTTCATTTGCCCAGGTTAATTTATCTCATGGCTTTGCACAAAACCAATGGATGAGGGAGAGTGTGTGAAGGTGAATTCTCTGGACAGCTGGGTCACTATGAGGTAGACAGATAATGTGAATGTACCATTGTAGAAAGCAGCCAGCCTAGAAACTGCAAATGGGAGGAGGTGGGCTGCCTGTGTTGGGAGAATGAAGTAGCTGTAAGTGTTGGGATGACCTCTTTGCCACATCTTCCAGACTAGAACAGGTGGAATCTCAAGCCACATCCTTAATTTTGGGGCTGGGACCTCAGCAATGTGTTTCAGGCAAGCCAAGCCAGAATAGTTTAGGACTAGATCTGGAGGTGATATTGTCATGGAAAAGGGTACCTCTCCCCACTCTACTTGGTGGCAAATGTGGTCACCTGCATAACTCAAATGGGAGGTGCTGGTGGTGGCCAGGATCCCTTGAGGATTTAAGAAAGGGAGCTGGTTTAAAGCTGGGCAAAACCTTTTCTGGGCCCTGCTACACCTTTGGGGTGAAGCACAGACCTTGGGCCTACCTTGCCTTCCTATAGGACTTAACTGCCTGAGGTAGGAGGAAGCCCCTGGACCTTCTGAGCCTATTTGCCAAAGAAGGATTTGGGGTGACTATCTTCCCATGCCCCATCCTCATTTTCTGACTCTTCCTTCAGTCCCTCTGATACAGGCTGCTCTGCTTCTTGATCTCCTGTACCGGCCAAGCTCTCAGGCACACCTGGGCCCTCAGTGGGCCTCGCCTGGCCTGAGCCAGCAGGGGCCAACACATTTTCATCTCTCTGGGTGACAGGGAAGACCTTGGCCTCATCAGAGTCAGGGCCTGCCTTTATGGCGGCACCATCACTATCAGGAGCAGCCCCAGCAGCTTGctcaagaacagcagcagcagcctggccagCATCTTCACCAGCTGGTAGAGCCTCTCTAACAACAGGGGCAGGCTCAGCACCCCCAACACTgacaagggcagcctgggccacatcCAGCTCTCCACCATGCACTTCCACCCCTTCCCCCACTGGGACCACCGCATTTTCAGCCAGAGCTGCCTCCCACGCCTCAGTCTCCCGGACAAGCCTGAGCAGCCCCACAAAGCCAGGTGGCCGCCTCTCCAGCCGCATCCTCCTCAGGGTGTTCTGCAGCATCTGGTTGGGCCTGGCCCGCATCAGCACCTGCCGTACCCTCGCCTGATCCACCATTGCAGGCTGGATGGCCCCCTTCTCCAGGGCCATCTGCAGCAGACCTTCCAGGCGCATCACATAGGCAAAGAGGGTCTCCTGAGGCCGCTGGGAGCAAGTCAGGAACTTCAGCCGGGCGGTCATCACGGTATCCTTGTTGCCAAACACCTGCACCAGTGCAGCCAGGCAGTCCTGTGCAGGGTatctggatgttcttccagaagcTCACACAGGAGATCCAGGGCAGGGCCCCCCAGGCTCTCCACCAGCCGCCGCCGCCTCTCCCTCTCGGATATGTGGCGCCACAGGTATAGCATGTCATTGGCATGGTCCAGCCAGCTCTCGAAAGACTGACCCCCACAGCCGGGCTCTTCCATCCCAGAGAAGTGTCTCAGTTCCTGGTAGGCCATGTTTTCCAGGATGGGCTGCAGGGCTTGGCTCCACTGCTGGGTCCAGGCTCCAGCCCCATGTGGCCCTCCTGCCACATCAAAGGCCCCTTCCTCacctgaacctcctgcctcacctgCGGCTCCTGCCAATCCCACAGCTCCTATAATGCCTGCAACTCCCATGTCACCTGCAGCTCCCTCCTCATCTGACATTCTTGCCTCACCTACAGCTCCTGCTTCACCCACAGCCCCTCCACCATCCACAGATCCTTCATCCCCTGCAGACCCTCATCACTCCCAGACCCTTCATCACCCACAGACCCCTCTTCACCTGCAGACCCATCatcacctgctcctgcctctaaAACGCCTCCTTCTCCTGCAGCTCCTACCTCACCTGCAGCTCCTACCCAACCCATAGCTCCTATAACACCTGCAACCCCCATGtcccctccagctccttcctcatCAGACATTCTTGCAGCCCCTGCCTCAACTACATCATCTTCCTCATCCATAGCCCCCTCGTCTGACAGTCTTGCTTCATCTATTACTCCTGCCTCATATAtaactcctccctcctcctctgctccttcctcatcTGACACTCTTGCCTCAGCTGCAGCTTCTTCCTtgcctgttcttcctgcctcacctgctcctccttcctcaccctctgtctcttccttgtCTGACACTCTTGCCTCAGCTGCAGCTCCTTCCTCCTgtaggaaggaggcaggaggggctgCACCcgctcctccttcctcaccctctgtTCCTTCCTCATCCGACACTCTTGCCTCATCCTCAGCGCCTTCCCcagctgctcctcctgcctcacccacaTTCCCTGTCTCACCTACATCTCCTTCCTCAACTGCAGCCCCTGATGTCCCTGAAGCCCCTGCCCCACCTGAAGCCCCTTGCAAAGCTTGCCCATGAGCCTGTGCAGGGAAATTGAATGTACCCTGTAACTCGATATCAGggacctgaggcaggaagatcacagacCAGGGCCCCCTATCACTTGGTATTTGTCGGGGGATCAAACTTTGGTTCAAATTGTCAGCGAATTCAACCAAAGCAACCTTTGCCCCAATCTCCTTTCTGAAGACCTTGCCAAGCACTCGGTATCTGCCCAGGGGCCTGAGGGCAGCCTGCACAGCCTCCTGGAATTCGTCTTCCTCACAGTCATCAGGGATGCCCAGGATAAGCAGTGAACGCTGGGCATTGACACCCATCCACCCACACCAGTCCTGAAGAATCGCCAGTGCCATAGCAGTGGACTTGGAAGGGAACATGACCAGACAGGGATGTGTGCTGACTGTAGCAGCTCCTCTTTAGCCTGTGAATGCAAAAGACAGAAAGGTATGTTGGTTTCAGGCAATCCAGGTTCCACCAACCTGCCCCATAAAGTGTGGGGTCAGTCCTACTTCTTGTCAATTTTGCTTGATTTTAAGAAAATCTTTGACAAATTAAATCCATTTACAATATACAGAGCTAGTTATATTTCATAGTATTTTATGTGGTGGCAGTATGTTCTGTCTCCCCAAGAAACTTGCAATTTCTAAGTTTTCAAGTTTTGGTGAAAATCTGTATTTAATATTCCATTCTCTTTATTAATGTCTGCATAGCCTGACAcagtctcttctttttctttcctgatacTAGTTTTTCTTCTTGTACCTTGATCAGTAGTGTTTACCAGTtttacaactcttttttttttttttcaagacaaaaactgtgtatccctgactgtcctgaaactcgatctgtaaaccaagctggcctcaaactcagagatctgcttgcctctgcctcctgagtgctgggattaaaggcgtgcgccgccgcgccgccgccgccgccgcgccgccgccgccgccgccgccgccgccgccgccgccgccgccgccgccgccgccgccgccgccacccggctccTGTTTTCATTTGACACTTTATAAATTAGATTTACTCTTGGTCCTGGCTCTAGCTTCTTTAAATGGACCCATAGGTCACTATCTTAggcattttctttactttttgttacatttttaaaatttagcataTGTACACACTTGTATGTGTAGGGGTACATGTGTCTCATCAAGTGCTCTGTAGAGATCGAaagacagctttcaggaatcAGTGCTAAACTTCCACCTAGATAattaaactcagattgtcaggggCCTTTTCCTTCTCAACTATCTTGTCAGCCTATAATAAATactaatttattaataaataaaaacatctaaaaCAGTTTTCTGCTGATCCCTTCTTTATTTGCCCTCTTAATTTTGGCAAGTTATAGTTTTTCATTAttgaatttgaaatatttcttctaaCTAAACTGATCTCCATCATACATAGCAAATCATACTTTTTTGACCCACAGAATTCCAAACATTTAGCCATTAATAGCTTGCCAGCTGTTAAATGATATCAACATTaccaaaaaaatattattaattattattaatttcagATAGAATTTCACCTTGAGTATGCAATCCTTTTAAATGCTTGTTATTTCCCCAGGATTGAATTTCTAGCTTCAAATGATCCTCTTGTCTTGGCCTCTTGAATATCTGTGAGTACAAGCTCCCATTACTGCCTGTAACTTGTaaagatatgtatttttttaattttgttgctCAATGCATGTATGTTTTATCTAGAAAATTTTACAGTGTACTGCAGTGAAATTCATATAGCTGCTATGTCCCCCAAAGGTATCTGTGGGATTGTGGATCCTTTCCAATCCCAAGTACACACAAAAGCCCACTAATGCCACCACTCCCCCTCCACCCACCAGTTCATGTACAGCAACTAAGGGTCCCTGGTCATCACATTCATCCTAGAAAGTCACTCAGCCTTGTCTTCTGCATGCCATCCACCCTCACACAGTGACCAGTTCTTCCAATCTGCCCCATACTTCTGCCACTCAGTTCTGTCCACCTGCCAGCCACAAGGTCCTGGCACATGGCAAAACACAAGCATGCTCAGCAAACAGCAAGTTTCTCTAGGCCAGAAAGCAGGGCCCCCCAGTTGCTTAAATATTGTtggtctcctctggcctccaaaaagCTCTAGGCTTTTGCCCCATACCAAGCCGGCAGGTATTCATTTCTTCGCCAGTCGACCCAAAACCAGAAGCCTCTCTTACCACTCCCAGAATTGGGGTACCCTTGGTGCAGAACTTTAACACATCCCGTACTactgagagatggcccagcaagcAGAAGAATTGCCCCATCTCACTGCAGGACTGTCGCCCGGCCCCTCTCCATTCCTCCATGCTGAGGCTGGCCGCCATGTTGTGCGCCAAAACCAGGCCTCACTGCCCCAGAGACCCAACAGATGTTAGCCCGCCAAGGCCCAATGCGCATGCGCATTTTGCCTTGTCCACCATTGCCCTGTGTGGGCACCATTTGTTCAGTGGCTCAGCCTCTCACCACCGTAATCCACAGCTATACATTTACATGCGTGTGCCGAGGCTCCGGCAGCAGGGGCTTCCGGCAGTGTGGGAGATACAGGCATCCTGGCGAGGAAGGTGTGGGAGGTCTAGTCAAAGCAGGGGTGCATGCGCTCGCCACACACACGCCATTCAGGCACATGAACATGCAGGCATGTAGACACAAGGGGCCAGTCCCAAGCAGCCTGACCTACCAACACCTGTGGCCTAGCCTAAGGCACCTCACTACACTCCCCAGGAAATTGCCTTCACCCAACCGCTCCCTCCTGACCTCTCCCTCACACAGCATGCAGGCAGTGATTATCACCCCACAACCTCCCGTGTGCCATATCCAAGCAACCCTTTCTCATCCACCCTGTGGCTACAAGCGACCAGACTAGGCGTAACACAGTAGGCCTCACTCAGGTGGGTCCAACGGCCCCCGACACACCCTCGATATATCCTACCGTGGCAGCCCCTGGGCACTCGGAAGCAAGTAGGGTCTAAGCCAACTAATGTTCGTACCTGATTGTTCACTTTCCCTGACTCTGCTCTCCTCAGGAGTCCAAAGTCACCTCAGCAGAGCGGGCGACGAGACGCGTGAAGCTCTCAACCGCCCAACGAACTCCCAGAACCCCCTATTTCTCCCAGAAACCTCCTCTGCATCTTGAAAAAAATTCTGGATCTCTCGATGGCAAATGATTGGATTAAGAGCTCTTGGAGGCGGGGCCACTGTTAACAGGGAACATATGCACCAATGTGAAGGCTTAACATGGCAAAGCTTGAGATGTCTAGAAGTAATAGACACGCTCATTGGTCCTTCCTCCGATCATTTAGACAGAGGTGTAAAGAAGAGGCTCTACTCCGAGGCTGACTTTTCTGTAACTGATTTTGAAGCTTTCTTATTCAGTGGAAAAACATGAATTTTATGTGTTCCCAATAAATTCGCCCACATATCATGATGTCGTTTAATCTTACCTGATAGTTTttgggggattttgtttgttcctgtttttccgagacagggtttctctgtgtaacagccctggctgtcctggaactcactctgtagaccaggctagctttaaactcactgagatcttcctgcctctgcctcccgggtgctgggattaaaggcgtgtgccaccttaCCTGATagtttttgttctttcctttctattattAATGTACTGTTTGGATGTGAGTTTCATGAAGCTTCAGGTTTGATCTTCAACTCAGCACAAACCCAGTAGTAGCACTGGGCGCtgctcatcccagcacttgggaagtagaggcaagatcGGGAGTTCacggtcatcctcagctacataaacACTTTGAGGCCAGCTTCGGTTTTCTGGCTCTGTCTGGAAAacccaaaaaagaataaaaagttattcattaccaggcatgatggtgcaaaCCTACAATTCTAGTATTGGGAAGGCTGGTTCGATTTGTCAAAGCCAGATTGCACAATTTAGAAAGACTCTgacaaaataaagaggaaaaaagaaaatgaatgagggTAGAGCTCATGTGCATGGTGCTTACCTTTATGCacaggtcctaggttcaattctcggagttccaggaaaaggggggagggaagcTACTTCCATTTTCTTAGACTTACTATTTGTGCATTGTGTTATTGTGCATCTCTTAGTATTGCCCCATTGGAATCTTTGACTCTCTTAGAGACCAAAAGCTTTAGGAACGTTTTCCCCACCCATACCAAACTTTGGATGCTTTTGCCTCAACCCCAGAGTAGCTGAATTTACAGGCTTGTACCATCAGATCTGGCCTACTTTTCTTCAAGAATTTTAACCTCCAGcgctttttcctctctcctgggattctttatatacatttattagaCCTTATACCTCCCCACAGAACATCACAGgtctattattttcatttttttctttaaaaaaaaaatctcttatccTCTCAGCTTTCCAGAATGGATAATTTCTCTTCACCTATGTTCAGGATTTTTTTATTCCCTCTTCTGTGATCTACAATCCATTAGAATGATCAGGTGAAAATTACACTAcaggttttttttcccaattGTGGATTCATAATTAATTCTTTTATCTCTGACAGGGTGGATTGTTTTAGAAAGACTCTCAGTGTATATAGCCCTAAgatgtcctgtaactcactatgtagcccagcctggtcaCAAAATTGCTGCTATCCTTCTGTCTTGGCCTCTGGAGTACTGAATTTACAAGCATATGCCATTGTACCTAACTCATAACTGGTCCTTTTCAATACTTTTTCTCTACTGAAATTTTTTGAAGTCATTATAAGCATGATTTATGTCCTTAaagatatgttttaaatattttcttacttcgTAAACTAGCATACAAAGTATTACATATCATTATGGAATTTTATAACACAAGTACAATTTAGTAAATTCTCCTTCTAGCCACTCAAATCCACCTTTGTAACCTCCTCTTAGtctcttttcctttgttatgTCCCAGGCCTCACCTTTCTTATCACCTATTTTTACCTTCACATGGTCTACTTTCTAgttgttgtttttagattttacctacatgtagctagagttttcctacctggcccatggtcaggacaaatctctctcacccgccagtcctgcaaccactcagacccaaccaagtaaacacacagagacttatattatttataaactgtatgactgtggcaggcttcttgctaactgctcttatatcttaaattaactcatttctattaatctataagttgccacatggctcatggcttaccggtatcttaacatgttgcttttcatcacggcagctggcagtgtctctctgcctcagccttccacttcccagaattctcttctctgcttgtcccgcctatacttcctgcctggctactggcaaatcagtgttttatttatacagaacaatatctaCAGCACCTACATTTAcactttatatttatatgttacaTGTATGTAGTACATTTTGGGTACTGAATGTGAgagaaaatacagtttttaacttCCTGAGTTTGAGTCACATAAGTTATTATACTTTCCACATCCAATTATttgcctgaaattttcattttttacagtgatataaaattccattgtgtatccattcatctgttgatggacatctaaacTGTTTGCTTTTCCTTGCTATGATGAATAGAGCACCAAAAAATATGGATATGCAAGTATCTCTATCTCTACGTAAGTATCTTTGTGTGATATGGAGTCATTTGCATACATGTTCAAGAGTGGCATAGCTGTGTAGTTATATTTTTAATGCTTTGAAAAAACCACCATAATGATTTCTGTAATAGCTGTACTGATTTGCACACCAATAAGCAGTGAATAAgggtatagctggagttttctccagtcctgctcagacccaaataaacacaagatgtttatattaattaaaattatttggcctaatggctcaggcttcttgctagctagatcttatgcttaaattaacctataattcttatttatatttagcaacatggcttggtaccttttcccagttctgccttcacatcttgcttctcatggtgatgGTGTCTGGCAGCAT
Encoded here:
- the LOC114706220 gene encoding LOW QUALITY PROTEIN: paraneoplastic antigen Ma6F-like (The sequence of the model RefSeq protein was modified relative to this genomic sequence to represent the inferred CDS: inserted 1 base in 1 codon) produces the protein MFPSKSTAMALAILQDWCGWMGVNAQRSLLILGIPDDCEEDEFQEAVQAALRPLGRYRVLGKVFRKEIGAKVALVEFADNLNQSLIPRQIPSDRGPWSVIFLPQVPDIELQGTFNFPAQAHGQALQGASGGAGASGTSGAAVEEGDVGETGNVGEAGGAAGEGAEDEARVSDEEGTEGEEGGAGAAPPASFLQEEGAAAEARVSDKEETEGEEGGAGEAGRTGKEEAAAEARVSDEEGAEEEGGVIYEAGVIDEARLSDEGAMDEEDDVVEAGAARMSDEEGAGGDMGVAGVIGAMGWVGAAGEVGAAGEGGVLEAGAGDDGSAGEEGSVGDEGSGSDEGAAGEAGGSGEEGAFDVAGGPHGAGAWTQQWSQALQPILENMAYQELRHFSGMEEPGCGGQSFESWLDHANDMLYLWRHISERERRRRLVESLGGPALDLLCELLEEHPDXPAQDCLAALVQVFGNKDTVMTARLKFLTCSQRPQETLFAYVMRLEGLLQMALEKGAIQPAMVDQARVRQVLMRARPNQMLQNTLRRMRLERRPPGFVGLLRLVRETEAWEAALAENAVVPVGEGVEVHGGELDVAQAALVSVGGAEPAPVVREALPAGEDAGQAAAAVLEQAAGAAPDSDGAAIKAGPDSDEAKVFPVTQRDENVLAPAGSGQARPTEGPGVPESLAGTGDQEAEQPVSEGLKEESENEDGAWEDSHPKSFFGK